A window from Montipora capricornis isolate CH-2021 chromosome 7, ASM3666992v2, whole genome shotgun sequence encodes these proteins:
- the LOC138058225 gene encoding uncharacterized protein, which produces MRCKMAIVAFITFNCMWCVIFKASVTESKSLYISRAAGNDAWSCDQWKPCKTISRTIKLATSGDQILLDGTDTDKDPYNCLSGESQYPGIYINESLSLTGSTNPMPQIQCSKGTGFIFNGSNSAEQMNITISGLVLHETFLRIQDSSLDIDGCRFEDSSQGVEIAVSTMNVMNIKITSSTFSRSNNCISVVVDSQSNSSHNTQVMFKLTNSSFDGNVLADEGKVISFIELLSSKKSITSTVTLENVRFSKNKFHSKGLVWFDTKKASQVIQLQNVTFIENSPFSDQDFLVGSYSESIVNGSDVTLLINSSNFKSQHSRSFSVTAFNISVEIYNSKFAGHRVFGSGGVISVRGTNLELFKVYNSIFVNTTAGQGGAVSIECSSVCKVSFKDGTFINNTARNGEGGAVYICSSGSSYKTSQGSTDDSDNVEYSIQKDTLLRVSVTKCNFLNAKSSVGGGGFQIRAAKALISLRHSAFINCFSNPLIFRREGTLVDNNLTSLPKRKPRYNLGEDCRGARKVSGDAGGGAFSVLAEIEIDSNIINSSFVSNSGGAVTLYTSFTCSTNKNNVIKVKESVFLFNYNSGTAPLDMIFFQNTTVILENVTMESNSGGINGAAAISENVSLSIRQSQFLKNSGLLGGALVVIANKLEVYDSVFDSNCGWTDILDPWLHSGALLLTNPDNQPFAIKISKTTFKNCSAAMGGAVTIYVKTTANIQIEGSRFAQNSVFKTKNSLAGGGAVTLWSANDDDSEDFWSRNYYKGKLLRPWDYKRYLLFENTTFEKNTAGVGGAIYLKNGKGTFRNCSFLDNFATNLGGHIYVETGHAALNMQNTVFNQTINEVQILRATYTVGSFIHAEGLGEFTFHNTTMYTNINNRYNKSTQDRFFLVTNGRLIDFGDNNLTRSRFYCPLGMKMDFTNFATCDPISGSCSDEEKVHYSQCECLTCPAGQYSLQRGGTFGNELIPGFQCLPCPFGANCSQNIIAKPNFWGFKEKITPPALKFTMCPLGYCRPPSGADFTVEFNGCQGNRSGELCGQCSKAYTETLYSTNCRPSKECNDYWFWPVVLLYLMFMALYVTFKPPLMPWTKRQILWFKKHEAANEEGNYDRGYLKIVFHFYQAGNLLLVSNSSERILNTEFMEPIVGLFNFRQKFSSSGLVCPFPGLTVVTKRLFPASQVFGTCLMIGLIYIVQRGVKKFRNQGAPSVGPYVGGILQIMLLGYTTLASVSFDLLRCVPIGSEKRLFYDGNVECFQWWQYILIVFICALFVPFVVVLLWGPVKLFRGTISVGKFLLACCFPLPCLLYWVFAPLIARNTDNLNGANGQGSKTFVERVIYDPFKRPEDGGKLSLSWESVMIGRRLILIIVRAFVTDPMPRLVIMILLCVLYLLHHALTLPFRDGTANILETISLLSLVFLATVNAFFASFLSLAVSFNDHFKFWWNFCEVVELVIVGVVPPVVCLILAAAVFSLLCRLILVVSVYLRNLWWVCFMWCSNRKETDDTRPLES; this is translated from the exons ATGCGATGCAAAATGGCAATCGTAGCTTTTATCACCTTTAACTGCATGTGGTGTGTCATATTTAAAG CATCTGTCACAGAGTCAAAAAGTTTATACATTTCCCGCGCCGCCGGAAATGACGCATGGTCATGTGATCAGTGGAAACCTTGTAAAACCATTTCACGGACTATCAAGTTGGCAACAAGTGGGGATCAAATTCTCTTGGATGGCACTGACACTGATAAAGACCCCTATAACTGTTTGTCGGGAGAGTCACAGTATCCAGGAATATACATTAACGAGAGTCTGTCTCTGACTGGTTCTACTAATCCCATGCCTCAGATACAATGCTCTAAAGGAACAGGTTTCATATTTAACGGTTCTAATAGCGCAGAGCAAATGAATATAACTATATCAGGACTTGTTTTGCACGAAACTTTCCTCAGAATCCAAGATTCATCCCTTGATATCGATGGTTGTAGATTCGAAGACAGCAGCCAGGGTGTGGAGATAGCTGTTTCTACTATGAATGTTATGAACATTAAGATTACCAGTTCCACATTTTCAAGGAGCAATAACTGTATCTCTGTTGTCGTCGACAGTCAAAGTAATTCATCTCACAACACTCAAGTAATGTTTAAGCTGACAAACTCGTCTTTTGATGGCAACGTCTTGGCAGATGAAGGGAAAGTTATATCATTTATTGAATTGCTTTCATCAAAGAAGTCTATAACAAGTACGGTCACCTTGGAAAACGTAAGATTTTCCAAAAACAAGTTTCATTCGAAAGGTCTTGTTTGGTTCGATACAAAAAAAGCCAGCCAGGTTATTCAACTTCAGAATGTCACATTTATTGAGAACAGTCCCTTCTCAGACCAAGATTTCTTGGTGGGCAGTTACAGCGAAAGCATTGTTAATGGCAGCGACGTAACCCTCTTAATCAATTCGAGCAACTTTAAAAGTCAGCATTCAAGGTCATTTAGTGTAACTGCATTTAACATTTCAGTAGAAATCTACAACTCCAAATTTGCTGGGCACAGGGTTTTCGGGAGCGGTGGAGTTATATCTGTGAGGGGAACTAATCTTGAGTTGTTTAAGGTGTATaattcaatctttgtcaatacgacggctggtcaagGTGGGGCCGTCAGCATCGAATGTTCTTCTGTTTGTAAAGTCAGCTTCAAAGATGGTACTTTTATCAACAACACAGCAAGAAATGGAGAAGGAGGAGCAGTTTATATTTGCTCATCAGGGTCATCCTACAAAACTTCTCAAGGCTCAACTGACGATAGTGATAACGTAGAATACAGCATTCAAAAGGACACGTTACTTCGAGTGTCGGTTACCAAATGTAATTTCCTTAACGCTAAGAGTTCCGTTGGGGGAGGAGGATTTCAAATCAGGGCTGCGAAGGCTTTAATAAGCCTGCGTCATTCTGCATTTATTAACTGTTTTAGTAATCCATTAATTTTTAGAAGAGAAGGAACTTTAGTAGACAACAATTTGACATCTCTCCCAAAAAGGAAGCCACGGTATAATCTTGGGGAAGACTGTAGAGGAGCGCGAAAAGTTAGTGGCGATGCAGGTGGTGGCGCCTTTAGTGTTTTGGCAGAGATTGAAATAGACAGTAATATCATCAACAGCAGTTTTGTTTCCAACAGTGGAGGTGCTGTCACTTTATATACGTCTTTTACTTGTTCAACAAATAAGAACAACGTTATTAAAGTAAAGGAGTCAGtgttcttgtttaattacaACAGCGGGACAGCTCCTCTTGATATGATCTTCTTTCAAAACACAACCGTGATTCTTGAAAACGTTACCATGGAATCGAACAGCGGAGGAATTAATGGGGCAGCTGCTATCAGTGAAAATGTAAGTCTTAGCATACGGCAATctcagtttttgaaaaatagTGGTTTACTGGGCGGAGCTTTAGTAGTAATTGCTAATAAACTGGAGGTGTACGattctgtttttgacagcaatTGTGGCTGGACTGACATACTTGATCCTTGGTTACACTCGGGAGCTCTACTTCTTACCAACCCAGATAATCAGCCATTTGCCATAAAAATCTCTAAAACTACATTCAAAAATTGTTCTGCGGCAATGGGAGGTGCTGTAACCATTTACGTAAAGACCACTGCCAACATTCAAATCGAAGGGTCTCGATTCGCACAGAACTCTGTGTTTAAAACTAAAAATTCCCTTGCAGGAGGCGGGGCCGTAACGTTATGGTCAGCAAATGACGATGATTCAGAAGACTTTTGGTCACGCAACTATTACAAAGGTAAATTACTACGCCCCTGGGATTACAAGCGTTATTTGctctttgaaaatacaacattCGAAAAAAATACTGCGGGAGTCGGTGGCgctatatatttaaaaaatggCAAAGGAACATTTCGAAATTGCTCCTTTcttgacaattttgccacaaatCTTGGAGGGCATATATATGTGGAAACTGGTCATGCCGCCCTTAATATGCAAAATACTGTTTTCAATCAAACTATAAATGAAGTACAAATACTGAGAGCGACTTACACCGTGGGGTCTTTCATTCATGCGGAAGGTTTAGGAGAGTTTACTTTTCACAATACAACAATGTATACGAATATTAACAATAGATATAACAAGTCTACGCAGGATCGCTTTTTTCTGGTAACGAATGGTCGATTGATAGATTTTGGAGACAACAATTTGACAAGGTCAAGGTTTTACTGTCCGTTAGGAATGAAGATGGATTTtactaattttgcaacttgtgaCCCAATCTCTGGCAGTTGCTCCGACGAAGAGAAAGTTCACTATTCACAATGTGAGTGCTTGACTTGTCCAGCGGGACAATATAGTCTGCAACGAGGAGGTACATTTGGTAATGAGTTGATTCCAGGATTCCAGTGTCTTCCATGCCCGTTTGGAGCAAACTGTTCTCAAAATATTATTGCTAAGCCAAACTTTTGGGGTTTTAAAGAGAAGATTACTCCACCAGCTCTGAAGTTTACCATGTGTCCTCTGGGTTACTGTCGTCCTCCGAGCGGAGCAGACTTTACTGTGGAATTTAATGGTTGTCAGGGTAACCGTTCTGGTGAATTATGCGGACAGTGTAGTAAAGCTTACACGGAGACGCTTTACTCTACAAACTGCAGACCTTCAAAAGAGTGTAACGATTACTGGTTTTGGCCTGTCGTGTTGCTTTATTTAATGTTCATGGCTCTGTATGTTACATTTAAGCCTCCTCTCATGCCTTGGACCAAACGTCAAATACTTTGGTTTAAAAAGCATGAAGCAGCGAACGAGGAGGGGAATTATGACAGAGGTTATCTTAAGATTGTCTTCCATTTCTATCAGGCAGGAAACCTTTTGCTCGTCTCCAACTCCTCAGAGCGGATTTTAAACACGGAATTCATGGAACCTATTGTTGGGTTGTTCAACTTCCGACAAAAGTTTTCATCTAGTGGATTGGTTTGTCCCTTCCCTGGCCTCACGGTTGTTACTAAGCGGTTATTTCCTGCATCTCAGGTGTTTGGTACATGCCTTATGATAGGCCTCATTTATATAGTTCAGCGTGGTGTGAAGAAATTTCGAAACCAGGGAGCTCCGTCTGTTGGTCCTTACGTCGGAGGTATTCTACAGATCATGTTGCTAGGATACACAACTCTTGCTTCTGTCAGCTTTGACCTGCTACGATGTGTTCCCATTGGTTCAGAGAAGCGGTTGTTTTATGATGGAAACGTGGAGTGTTTTCAGTGGTGGCAATACATCttgattgttttcatttgtGCGTTGTTTGTACCTTTTGTGGTTGTCCTGCTTTGGGGACCGGTTAAATTGTTCAGGGGAACCATTTCTGTTGGAAAGTTCCTGCTTGCTTGTTGTTTCCCTTTGCCATGTTTACTTTACTGGGTATTTGCGCCTTTAATTGCAAGAAATACCGATAATTTAAACGGAGCCAATGGTCAGGGGTCCAAGACGTTCGTGGAGAGAGTCATTTACGATCCTTTTAAGAGACCAGAGGATGGCGGAAAACTGTCTTTAAGCTGGGAAAGCGTTATGATTGGTCGCCGATTGATTCTCATTATTGTGAGAGCTTTTGTCACCGACCCAATGCCACGTCTTGTCATCATGATTCTTTTGTGTGTTTTGTATCTTCTTCATCATGCCTTGACGTTACCTTTTCGTGACGGTACAGCAAACATACTAGAAACAATCTCTCTGCTGTCGTTAGTTTTCTTGGCAACTGTAAACGCGTTTTTtgcttcctttctttcattGGCTGTTTCATTTAACGATCATTTTAAATTTTGGTGGAATTTCTGCGAAGTTGTCGAGCTTGTGATCGTCGGGGTTGTGCCTCCGGTTGTATGCCTCATTCTGGCCGCGGCAGTGTTCTCACTGCTGTGTCGCCTAATTCTAGTCGTCTCCGTATACCTGCGAAACTTGTGGTGGGTTTGCTTCATGTGGTGCAGTAATAGAAAAGAAACTGACGATACGAGACCTCTCGAGTCTTGA